From the Coregonus clupeaformis isolate EN_2021a unplaced genomic scaffold, ASM2061545v1 scaf1156, whole genome shotgun sequence genome, one window contains:
- the LOC121555584 gene encoding zinc finger protein 239 isoform X3, with translation MSFKWLWKLKIHDRTHTGEKPFQCSQCGKGFTRLGNLKRHERIHTGEKPFQCSQCGKSFTRLGSLKEHKIIHTEEKPLQCSQCGKGFRWLGNLKKHETIHKGETSYHCSLCGKDFTKLRNLIKHTKLHTGEKPFQCSQCGKGFTRLGNLKKHEKTHTGEKPYQCSQCGKSFTQSGSLKVHERTHTGERSYHCSLCGKNFTKLANLKNHKQLHTGEKPFQCSQCGKGFTRLGYLNDHKRTHTGEKPFQCSQCGKSFTRLRSLKEHKTIHTREKSLHCSQCGKGFTQLGNLKRHERTHTGEKPFQCSQCGKSFTRLRSLKEHKTIHTREKSLHCSQCGKGFTQLGNLKRHERTHTVLTTTPGVGNGSENRT, from the coding sequence ATGAGTTTTAAGTGGTTATGGAAACTGAAAATCCATgatagaacacacacaggagagaagcctttccaatgttcccagtgtggaaagggttttacacggttagggaacctgaaaaggcatgagagaatacacacaggagagaagcctttccaatgttcccagtgtggaaagagttttacacgGTTAGGGAGCCTGAAAGAACATAAAATAATACACACAGAAGAGAAGCCtctccaatgctcccagtgtggaaagggtttcAGGTGGTTAGGAAACCTGAAAAAGCATGAAACGATACACAAAGGGGAGACATCTTACCATTGCTCTCTGTGTGGAAAGGATTTTACCAAGTTAAGGAACCTAATAAAACATACGAaattacacacaggagagaagcctttccaatgttcccagtgtggaaagggttttacacgGTTAGGAAACCTGAAAAAgcacgagaaaacacacacaggagagaagccttaccaatgctcccagtgtggaaagagttttacacaGTCAGGGAGCCTAAAGGTGCatgaaaggacacacacaggggagagatCTTACCATTGCTCTCTGTGTGGAAAGAATTTTACCAAGTTAGCGAACCTAAAAAACCATAAACaattacacacaggagagaaaccttttcaatgctcccagtgtggaaagggttttacacgGTTAGGGTATCTGAACGATCATAAAAGAacacacaccggagagaagcctttccaatgttcccagtgtggaaagagttttacacgGTTACGGAGCCTGAAAGAAcataaaacaatacacacaagaGAGAAGTCTCTCcattgttcccagtgtggaaagggttttacccagttagggaacctgaaaaggcatgagagaacacacacaggagagaagcctttccaatgttcccagtgtggaaagagttttacacgGTTACGGAGCCTGAAAGAAcataaaacaatacacacaagaGAGAAGTCTCTCcattgttcccagtgtggaaagggttttacccagttagggaacctgaaaaggcatgagagaacacacacagtctTAACAACGACCCCAGGAGTTGGAAATGGTTCGGAGAACAGAACATAA